A genomic window from Desulfofalx alkaliphila DSM 12257 includes:
- a CDS encoding S41 family peptidase has translation MFKKLSLILVLMVALICPKPAQAYENYVDGITTIEEVLDYTLNYHVDRPKLDDLVNGAIEGMLDSLNDPHTEYMTPESLKNFTDSLDANYVGIGIKMEAEGDYPKVVAVFDNSPAQKANLRVGDIIIKVNGQSAYQEPLSAVADKVRGVEGTTVTLTLQRGKEQFDVTLKRSAVNAPTVTTDIIFDNIGYVAIDSFGTETSNEFTAAIQQIKSSAVDGLIIDLRNNTGGYLMSAVHITEHFLPVGTAVVSVVDNNRESIVYRSYGTGRAAGIPLVILVNGNTASAAEILAGALQDHGVATLVGAQTYGKGTVQTLFNLHNGGALKVTAAKYQLPGGRYIDGVGIEPDKKILSPGLEIHGAKQLIKPDDQIQVEFTVGENRAVVNGKQYRLMGAPYQKNGVYYIPLRFAMESLGYQVEWDDARNGSYLTGLGKKLFIPANGETIHPLEVANFISYISVPDLKNLGFNCQVDAQRIKVIKD, from the coding sequence TTGTTTAAAAAATTATCATTAATATTGGTGCTAATGGTGGCCTTAATTTGTCCCAAGCCTGCACAGGCCTATGAAAACTATGTTGACGGGATTACCACCATTGAAGAGGTTTTAGATTATACCTTAAACTATCATGTTGATCGGCCTAAGCTTGACGACTTAGTTAACGGCGCCATAGAAGGGATGCTAGACAGTTTAAACGATCCCCACACAGAATACATGACACCGGAGTCGTTAAAAAACTTTACTGATTCCCTAGACGCCAATTATGTTGGCATAGGTATAAAAATGGAGGCAGAGGGCGACTACCCAAAGGTGGTCGCAGTTTTTGACAACTCTCCCGCCCAAAAGGCAAATTTAAGGGTGGGGGATATTATAATTAAGGTAAACGGGCAAAGCGCTTACCAAGAGCCGTTGAGCGCAGTTGCCGACAAGGTTAGGGGTGTGGAAGGTACCACCGTGACATTAACGCTGCAGCGGGGGAAAGAACAGTTTGATGTTACCCTCAAAAGATCGGCGGTAAATGCCCCCACAGTCACCACCGATATCATATTCGATAATATTGGTTATGTGGCCATAGATAGTTTTGGCACAGAAACGTCCAATGAATTTACAGCGGCAATACAGCAAATAAAATCTTCTGCGGTGGACGGTTTGATAATAGATTTACGTAATAACACCGGCGGCTACCTAATGTCTGCGGTTCATATAACAGAGCATTTCTTGCCGGTGGGCACGGCAGTTGTCAGTGTGGTAGACAATAATCGCGAAAGTATTGTTTACCGCAGTTATGGCACAGGCAGGGCAGCGGGTATTCCTTTAGTTATATTGGTGAACGGCAATACCGCCAGTGCAGCGGAAATACTGGCCGGTGCTTTGCAAGACCATGGGGTTGCTACTCTGGTTGGAGCCCAAACTTATGGTAAAGGCACAGTACAGACCTTATTTAACCTACACAACGGGGGAGCTCTGAAGGTAACCGCTGCCAAATATCAGCTGCCCGGGGGTCGCTACATTGACGGTGTTGGAATAGAGCCTGATAAAAAGATTCTTTCACCGGGGTTAGAAATACATGGGGCTAAACAATTAATAAAGCCTGACGACCAAATACAGGTAGAGTTTACAGTGGGAGAAAACAGGGCAGTAGTAAACGGTAAGCAGTATAGGTTAATGGGTGCCCCTTATCAAAAGAACGGCGTCTATTATATCCCCCTTCGTTTTGCGATGGAAAGCTTGGGCTATCAAGTGGAATGGGATGATGCTCGCAACGGAAGTTATTTAACCGGCCTGGGTAAAAAACTGTTTATTCCCGCCAATGGAGAAACAATTCATCCGTTGGAGGTGGCCAATTTTATTTCTTACATATCTGTGCCGGACTTAAAAAACCTGGGTTTTAATTGCCAGGTGGATGCACAAAGGATAAAGGTAATTAAGGACTAA